The Polymorphobacter megasporae genomic sequence AAGATCCGCTTCATGGTCGCCGACATCACCGCCGACAATCTGCCGTGCGCCGACGCCGTGCTCTGCCGCGATTGTCTGGTGCATCTGTCATTCGAGAACATCTGGCGTGCGGTGGAGACTTTCCGGCGCTCGGGGGCCACTTGGCTGATTACCACCACCTTTTCGGACTGGTCCACAAACGTCGATATCGAGGATGGCGACTGGCGAGCGCTTAATTTCATGCGTCCGCCGTTTACCTGGCCGATGCCGCATTTCCTTCTCGATGAAGGGTGCGATGAAGCCAGCGGCGGGTATCGCGATAAGAGCCTTGGGGTCTGGCGGCTGCGGGATATCCGACTCCATGCGGCAGCTATCGAGACACGGGAAGGGAGGGCGCCATGACTGGGTTTCAGGACTCTTTGACTGATCGTCCCGTCCTTCACACCGATCGCCTGTTACTACGTCGCCCTGAAGAACAGGACATGCAGGCGATCGTCGACATTGCAGGCGATTGGGAGGTCGCGAGGCGTCTAGCGCGGATGCCGC encodes the following:
- a CDS encoding class I SAM-dependent methyltransferase, with product MRDQNRPAVLAHQRFDADRSAFVCLDLASRFQRIHETNLWGALTSVSGLGSEATATAKLQADLPALLKSLGVASLLDAPCGDASWIITAGIDVDYIGVDIVPALIGAARVRTWPDPAKIRFMVADITADNLPCADAVLCRDCLVHLSFENIWRAVETFRRSGATWLITTTFSDWSTNVDIEDGDWRALNFMRPPFTWPMPHFLLDEGCDEASGGYRDKSLGVWRLRDIRLHAAAIETREGRAP